The stretch of DNA ttttctctctactgacagacctccacatttacaacTAACAGAGCTACAGAATTCccctttaatatttttttagtcTTTATCCATGACTTGTTCTGCTGGAAATTCTGCCGGGTGTCACTCTTTCTGCTTGACATCTGTCTGTTTTCAGATGTCCCGTTACCTTACGCTTTCTTTGTGATGTAATTTAaacctccagtggatttctgaggactatggttccctggtcctcagatctctgcagggtaaatccagacagctagctagactatctgtccaatctgaggactatggttacctggtcctcagatctctgcaggttaaatccagacagctagctagactatctgtccaatctgaggactatggttacctggtcctcagatctctgcaggttaaatccagacagctagctagactacctgtccaatctgaggactatggttacctggtcctcagatctttgcagggtaaatccagacagctagctagactatctgtccaatctgagtttttttctgttgaacGAAGTTCCTTCCATTTTGTAGAGGCGCCGTTGCTCCATCCAGCGCTTCCGATGATTGGtggttggtttaaagacatgcctaTGAATAAGAGCATGTGTttttcccatcccggaatgctgtgttgactagccagaccctcctccacggcgctgtgaaggaaggtctgaaCTAATATTCTCAAGACCATTTTTAAAGTATTAGAGAGTGATTTCATAGAGCTTTCTCCTACCCAACTGTAAAGTTAATTCATGACATAGGGAGTTTCTACGTAAATATTTATTGAACATGGGGAGTTTTTACACATCAATAGTTTCATACTGCTTTTGTCTCAGTGCAATCCTTGCTGTGTGAAAGCGCTCACGTGTATCCCTCCACCATCCTGCGGGCGCAGTCGGCCGCGTCGGGGAAGGACTGCAGGTATGACAGCACCTCACTGGCAACGCTGAGCACACGCAGCTTATACAGGTGAGTGTCAGCCAAGACGTTCCCCTGCTTCTCCAGACACTCACAGCACAACTTCACCACCTGAGGAAGGACAGACAGAACACAGCGCAGGggaaagacaagaaaaaggacattaaagctttagtgcgtagcttttttatgttaataaatGTCAAATGAGCTGCTACAAAGCTCATTAAGACTCTCTCTGGATTTGTCAGTATGGCTATGATCAGAAGATGATTTAGCCCGGGGATTTTCCTGCAAGCCGCAGGAGCTTGAGTTAAGATAATTACCTGTtttacaaccacaaacaaatacactgaGACATCACAACGCGTCCAAGAGTGACACAAAAAGAAATCTGGgggggagggagacaaaacaacccacacaaacagacaaaagacaaaggaCCCAAAACATGCACAGGTTGAGGTCAAGGATGTAGCACAAGGCTAATCGGCGATGTTGCATCAAGTGTCCAGGGTCTTTCCTGCCGCTCCCTAGAGAGAGTTCCATAGACTACATCCAAGAAAGAAAGGGTCCATGCATGCACAGAAAGGTCAcgaggtggtttccaacgggttgcaatcttTTTCTTCGCAGCTGTAAGTCCGGCAAATACAGCAGGCCTTTGAGTTCTAGAGAGCTGAAAGTTCATTCAGAATCAATACAGATAGTAaaaggcacagtaacattaatcataAGCCAAAATtgtggatgcaatattgttccagaactgagcaCACTCCCAGATAATATTAAGATATGTACCTTGTttttattgggcagaaagtgaCCAAAGGGCTGTTCATTATTTTCATGTAGTGCATATTGacgggtgagatatgtcctatgaatgaaattgtagtgaatctgctggtGGTCTGGATTGCgcgatacttctggaatgttagaccatacatcatgccagacGAGTTCGATactcaggcctgggcaatcacgtgtccagatcctctcaataggatgGGTTCCAGATATgactaagaactgataaagcccggataccataccacagtttttaggccgcacagtaaataacttccggataggatggatgggcataGACCTCTGCCAGGTGACAAAGTATGCCTTAAATACTGATCTTAattgaaagtaaaagaaaaaagaggaacgtggtagaTTGAATGCCTTctaaaagtcagaaaaaggtaaCGAGCCAACCtcgctaaaaatgtcttttagaaaatgaagccccctttgttcccattgtggggctgttatcGGCCTTCCACCAGTCAGGAGTGTTGTATAATTGAATAAAGGGGGaaaagtgtgccagttacaagctattCGTCGTGTGTTTCAGCCAATCTTCcagttttgataagatgagagataatggggccNNNNNNNNNNTGGCACTGTTTGTTAGAGATATTGGCAAATagaacgtcatggagtgaccaaggctctgtcagaGCACTTTCTCAGGTACGCTagcaaacagacacatctgggCTCAACCAAGGTAGGAGGGGTCTCAACACGAAGGACCAAAAATGATATTTgaagttgggaactgagaggtcaccatcctctttccttctctgtaGTGTAGGCATCTTAAGTCGTAGATATTGCTGATGCCGCCAGCAGGAGGGGTTAGAAGTAGCATAGAGTTTACAAACTTAATCCTGGGTAACACATTCATTTAAACCACTAAGATACGGGCTTGGATAGACATGGGGAGACCGCATATATTGAGAGATGATGTGTATTACGACtgcatattggtgacaccaTAATTGATTGACGGATGGCTTGAGCCAGCAGCTCTACAGAACTGATGAATAATGCAAGACTCAAGGTGCAGCCTTGGCGGGAGGATCTATTAACTGGAAATAGAGAGGAGGAGGTGCAGGTAGTAATAAAATTGTCCAAGCTAGCTGATTCCTTTACGGATAACTGAGGCAAGTCGAGCTGATTTaaccagctgtcacagtggGATTTATCCAAATTTACCTccaaagtttttgtcacttttcctgaTGAtctttataactttttatgatgtCTTTGTCTGATCATTTAATTTACATGTGAAGAGCTTTGTCTCCAGAACCATCcacattaagttttttttacaatttggttgagagaaacccaaatttctgatatagaaactatttgaaaatgggtcaaatttgaaccaaGGAGTCTGCCCTCTGCTCTCAACTCCCTTAGCTTTTAACATCCGTGGATACTTGCATTCCAATTCATTCTATTAATGTCTatattctaataataataattttaaaaaaacagtgtgagCTGTGGCATTTTAATTAAGTTAGTTTAGGTTAAACATTCTGACTAACAATTCTGGCTGTCTATCAGGGTGATATGCATGAAGCTTGATTTTGCATTATTTCCTACAGGACAGTGAACGCTGCACACATTTATGTGGCTCTAGAGCGGccgcctgccaattggaaggttggtggttcgatcccagGCCCtgctgcagtcccatgtcaaaaaGAGCCCCTagtaagacactgaaccccgggttgcccccgatgctgcgtcgttggagtgtgaatgtgtgtgtgtgtttatctgatgagcaggtggcaccttgtacagcagcctcNNNNNNNNNNtgtgtgaatgtgtgtgaatgtgtgtgaatggttcctgtatgatgtaaaaatgctttgagtagttgttaagactagacaaGCGCCATAtaagaacacacaaacatgtaacagAATTAACATTCTAAAAtcaacataaacacatcaacaaaGCATCTTAGGACATAAAAAGGACACATATGACTGTACAGACAATACGACATCTCAAATAATAACTGATAATTAAAGTGCAAAAAAGTGTTGGTGTATTTCTTGTAGTTTTACTGTTGGAGTTCAGCAGCTAGTCAAGAGACCAAACTTCTTCATGGAGCACAACCCAACACCCCCACAAGaaattgtttgcattttctaCTTTCacttttgtgagaaaaaaaatgagagagTGTTGTGTACCTGGTGGTAATCCTTCTCAATACGGGACCTCTCAATCTTCTCCAGACAGTCTTTACTGAAGGCAGTCGCCTCTTTCACCTGATCAGCAGAGGGCTGAGAGGGAGACACAACGTCAAAACAGCTAACACATGTTGAACATACAATATTCTCCTAAtcataaaagtgaaaaaagtgacGAGGATCACTATGCAAACCCAACTTTGTTCCCCTCGCCCTCTGCAGCCGCCATCATCAGGTCGTCCTTGATGTGCTGGCTGCAGTGTTCGCAGGTGCACTCAAAGTGGAAACGCTCCTTCAGCTTCCTCTGGCGGTCAGCTGACAGGTTGAGGAAGTCCACGTAGCTGACGGTCAGCTCCTGACCCTCTGAGATTTTGCCCAAAGCTCGCAGCTCGATCCTGGGACAGAGGGGGACAGGACGGGGGCGTTTTTTCTGAATCTGATAATGcgtgtttaacattaaacctCTGCACTGGAATCCAAATCCAAATCCGAATATTATGTCAGTTATGATAAAATCagttgaagccatatacaaacCATGGACAGACCCAAGCTAGCCCCCCGCTTTCtgcctttatgctaagctaggctaaccatctgtctgtctctagcGTCATATTTAGCTTGAGTGACATCATCCTTCTCATCTGACtgaagtgtatttcccaaaatgtcaaacacacacTACCTTATGCTGACTCATGAATTTCTCAGTGCATCTTATTATCAGGCATCATTATTCTGTACATGTTAGTTAAATCAAtgacagtggttctcaacctgggggCCGGCACCCCCAAAGGGATCGCAAGAGGATTTCTGGGGGTTGCCAGATGGTTGGGGAgaaaaaagacatattttagACTGGggaatgattttcatattattgTGTGaagttttttacatttcatatgTTGTATTCAGAGTTTCATTTGTAAATCAGGAGGAACACAGCAAGGGTGCTGATTTGGCAGGTCAGGGGAGAGGAAAAAGTCACAAAGGCATCAAAAATCCACAGAGCCCGGAGCACATTGGACAAGGCTAGGTGCTAGATGCTAAAACTAAAGCAAAGCATCATTTGTTTACATGTATTAATCCGAGTATTCACATAAAATCActcaaaatcagcagggggaGGTGTGTAGAAACAGCTGTTTACAACGGTTTGCAgcgaaccctaaccctaacaccaaCCTCATTATTTAGGGGGGTTGCGACCACTgacttaaagggatatttcactgttggaaagatgaatatatctttaaattgggtcacttatGAAGTAGAAATGTGAATTTCTTTAGAAATTGGTGCCTTCTAGGCtgagaaaagccagaaaatgtgttttggctcatgtggatgaaagccaccaaatcccagaatgcacttgctttgCTGCTCTACGagtccactcccaagccacgCCCACCGTTTACTGACATAGACAGGGAGGCATTCAACTCAACTCTAGTGTGTTTCATTGTCCTTTCAACCATATGAAACAGCGTGgctcaagtggtgttacacatttaaaatatataacaacgACAATTTATAAAATTGACAAGGCAACTTTTAGTGCACCGTATATCAGATCAGCGTCATCAGAGGCTTTTTTCCAATCCACAATACAGAAAAATCTGGTCTCAGGcggacatgagggagggaagcactGGCAAAATACTCCTtggtttctactgatacaaagcttaagAATAAGTTCTAATGTTTATTAATCTTAgtggagaaattacaatttacactctatagtatctgaagtatccctttaagagATGATTAAAGGAAGGTCCCATTGCTGTAAACATTTGAGTGtgcatgaaaacaaataaacacaaataaaatgtaatattataattattatttttattattattataaacatacGTAATACGTACCTCCTCTGAGAGTGGAGCGCGGAGCTCAACGCTGCCTGGCTGCAGAAAAGAGGCAAAGTGTCACTTCATTCAGTGGAATTACACTGCTCTTGTGTTTAAAATAAGGCATCAACAATTCATTATGGTCCACAAAATCTAGTTTCGTTATTGTACTTAATGTGCTCATAATTCCTTTTCCTAAAAAAAGTtgttaaagctacagtgcgtggtttctgtcgcccccatgaggacttctaagtaatgacaataaCACTGtcagcgcatccacatgatacaagccttcagGGATCACATACCACCCAACACTTACCTCCTCCATGCATTTGCTAGTAGCGTTAATCCCGTCAAatcaaggaggacatggaggattaaaaaaaacaggatggactcttcagaagagttaATTATCTTGTAATTCGTATGTCCTCTTTGTCTCCAAAGCTGAATGCTGCTGTTGTTCTTTCTAATGTAAAACTCATCACTCAAGCTGCTGCGCGCGAATGTCGCTGGCCTACATTGTAAACATAGCCtcactgagaaatacagagagagtttagGCTTATTTTGACAATGGCTTGGATGGAACAGCCTTTCATTGCTATAAAATAGTCtggcactatagctttaattaaGATAATTACACAGAGGTCTCTCATTGGGACTTTACAGGAGCTTGGATCAAGGTCATGCCGtatgaactgagcttttaacaacatagacagtctgacgctcacattcacacacacaactcattatcgtaaacacacacacacatacactcccccccccccccccccccccatcccgccCCATATCCGTCTAACTGCCTCGGTTTTGTGTTTCTCACCCCCTCCTGagccacctcaaaaaattccttcatgtgaccacatgatccgtgtgttgtcttgtgcattatgttgtgatgttgtattgtatattatgttgctgtctgcattgtttccTTTCGAGATAAGCGTGTAGTGGCGCTGTTCCATAgctgccgcccggaggcttgctccaacctaagtcaaattNNNNNNNNNNgtatgtgtcttcatacctggcgaataaagctgattctgattctgattctgatacctACTTGCCGTGGTTGAGGATGACGGTGCAGTTGGGCCAACAGTCATGGTTGACCAGACAAAGGTTGGGGAAAAGTCCCACACCAACAGCCTGCAGGCCTCTCTGGTCACTCAGTGTGAATCCATTACATTTGATCTACAGAGACAAatagagagggaaggagggcgTACGGGAGAGACAAAGTACCCAGGTTTATTTCCTAATGCGCTTTCTCAGCTGGTTCTACCAGACAGGAGCTCCAGGTTCTACGGTTTCTTTCCTTGCAGTAATATAGTCTCCAGAGAGTGACTGAATATTAAGCGTTTATGTCTGAGATACAACTTTCATTTCATCTGTCTCTGTATGGAAGCAAATAAGAGACATAAGTATTAGAATTTTAACAGCcgttaaatattttacattgaaatTATTTACTTGTTTCTGAATTTGTGACCATTGAAGAAACAAAATAATCCAATTCTTcttttgaaattgaaaatcaagACATTTCCTATTTTCATTGCAAAGAGGTGAATTTACAACACATGAATTCCATACTCGTGAAGCATATCAtgcaaaacgagacatttgttCTTACAATGCCAAAGATGTGTGAGATGTAGTCGGCTGAGTGCTGCTGTCTTCCATAAGACCAGTATTCCAGGAAGGTGTGCACGTCAGTCTTGAGCTGCTTGAGGTCTTCTTCGGGGAGGTCAGCCACGTGGTCCTGCAGCTGGTCCACTGAGATCAGCTGGCTGTCTGACACAATGCCCGTGTCCTTGCTCATACGCCACAGCACACGGGCAGCCAGGCTgggccggggggggggagagacatcACTGTCACATTCAGATATTAGCCCGATATTATCACACGAGCACAATTCCTTGTTGTCAATCAACATATGTGTACATCCTCTAATACtagatttgattgattgattgattgattcatgTTTAAGTAACACTTTTTCCCAACAAGGTTTTAAGACAATAACAGACAACACATGATGCATCCCATGATGTACAGAATTACATTATAGCATACGTTTTCCTTTCATATCATTGCAGATACAATTATATTATTAAGTGATATGTTTTATATCActtaataaaaatgatttaaagaaCCTGTCTGAATGGCTTACACCAAACATCAGCCAAAGCTCCAACCTGTTCTTCCTTAAATCCACCCATCCTCTTATTCAGAGGAAGGTTGTTCCACAGCAGGGGGGCTAGAAGGGGGGCTAGAAGGGGGGCTAGAAGGGGGGCACGGAGTAGCCTACTGTcacttggctgcctgttctgccaatctCCCctgcccttgtcacatgaccaattagTGTTTCCATGATGACTATCCAAAATTCTGGTACCATGGAACTTGCAATGGAATTTTTAAAAGACCATTAGCAGACTGAGACTATagaaaatatgtaggcctaatgtatTCAGATATacaatttatttacaaaattaaaacaagtaaagctatattaCCAACGGCCAGACAGACGGTAAAGAACTTAGGAGTGATTTTTGATAGttcttttaaattcaacaaacagATTGATGATGTTGTTAGATCGAGCTTTTTTAAACTGCGCCTTCTGGCAAAGGTAAAATCGTTTTTAAACCGTCATGACCTTGAGAAGGCTATTCACGCTTTAATAAGCTCTAGACTGGACTATTGCAATGCCCTGTATATGGGTGTTTCCCAGTCCTCTGTTGACCGTCTCCAACTTGTCCAAAATGCAGCAGCCCGCCTGTTAACGAGCACGAAAAAACGAGACCACATAACTCTGATTCTTTATTctctccattggctcccggtacACTTTAGAATTAAGTAtaaaattgtattgtttgtttttaaagctcttaATGGCCTTGCCCCATCTTACATTTTAGACATGCTGATTATTCGTAATTGTGGTAGGACGTTGAGGTCATCTAATCAACTCATGTTGGAAGTGtccaggtcaaaactgaaacactggggtGACCGCGCTTTTTCGGTTTCTGGACCTAAGCTCTGGAATGAGCTGCCCAGTGAGATGCGTATCATTACTGACCTGggtcttttttaaatcaagacttaaGACGCATCTTTTTAAAGTGGCGTTTGGTACCTAGTAATGTGATGGCACAATTGtattgattgtattgtttttattttttatcttttcttacttttctcgttcattattgtaatttttgttagtggtgtattgttgttttaaatctgtggttttatatgttgtgaagcactttggttcacttatcggttgttgtaaagtgctatataaataaaatacatttacattttttttttacattgttctatcctatccaatatttttaatatttctaagcagattttgAATGATTGAATTATCAAAAAAGAAACTGACACATTTTCTATTCTAGGGCAACAGACACGGCCTATCATATCACTGGTCCATTGGCCAGCATCAACAGTTCCATCACATTCACTTCTCAGattagaccccccccccccagctaaTGGGCCTCAACTACTTCTTCTGTCTGAGTGACGACTCTGGAGCGTACTTTGGTCGTCAAATGACAATCTGTCAATTAGAGGGGAAGATGGTGTTGGGTGGAAAGTTGACACTTTTGGGCTGGCCTTTATAGCATTATCATCAAGTTTGTTCATCCTCTGTGGAacataaataatcatcataagTCATTAGTTTGTAAGACACAATATGCAGTAAAGAAAAGTTAATGATGCCATTATAATCAAAATTGTTTGTCTGATTTGTTTTGTACATTTCGTGGTAGCCTGACAACTTTGTGTTTGTCTAGGTGGATATTTTG from Etheostoma spectabile isolate EspeVRDwgs_2016 chromosome 16, UIUC_Espe_1.0, whole genome shotgun sequence encodes:
- the smyd1a gene encoding histone-lysine N-methyltransferase SMYD1a; this translates as MTVGNMESAELFDAGKKGRGLRATKELNAGEVVFAEASFSAVVFDSLATQVCHSCFRHQANLHRCAQCKFAHYCDRTCQTACWDEHKQECKAIKKISKVPSENVRLAARVLWRMSKDTGIVSDSQLISVDQLQDHVADLPEEDLKQLKTDVHTFLEYWSYGRQQHSADYISHIFGIIKCNGFTLSDQRGLQAVGVGLFPNLCLVNHDCWPNCTVILNHGNQAALSSALHSQRRIELRALGKISEGQELTVSYVDFLNLSADRQRKLKERFHFECTCEHCSQHIKDDLMMAAAEGEGNKPSADQVKEATAFSKDCLEKIERSRIEKDYHQVVKLCCECLEKQGNVLADTHLYKLRVLSVASEVLSYLQSFPDAADCARRMVEGYTKLYHPSNAQLGMAIMRAGVIHWHAGQIEMGHSLICKAYAILLITHGPNHAITRDLESMRMQTEMELKMFKKNEYEYHTMREAALKNQPMVGSS